The following coding sequences are from one Streptomyces sp. NBC_01232 window:
- a CDS encoding helix-turn-helix domain-containing protein, with amino-acid sequence MGRAVLVTAEASGSVVRRILLGSQLRRLRESRGITREAAGYSIRASESKISRLELGRVSFKARDVEDLLTLYGVTDSTERESLLGLVREANATGWWHSYGDVLPGWFQTYVGLEGAASLIRIYEVQFVHGLLQTEAYAHAVVKRGMPGATAAEVDRRVALRLERQKVLVSENAPVFHAVLDEAALRRPYGDREVMRGQLEHLIEVSQRPNVQLQVMPFSFGGHAGESGAFTLLRFPESDLQDIVYLEQLTSALYLDKDEEVGQYGRAMERLQADCPDPDRTRDLLRGLLQLS; translated from the coding sequence ATGGGGAGGGCAGTACTAGTGACCGCAGAAGCCAGCGGTTCTGTGGTGCGCCGCATCCTCCTGGGCTCCCAGCTCAGGCGACTCCGAGAATCCCGCGGCATCACCCGTGAGGCGGCCGGCTACTCGATCCGCGCATCCGAATCGAAGATCAGCCGCTTGGAGTTGGGAAGGGTGAGCTTCAAGGCCAGGGACGTCGAGGACCTCCTCACGCTCTACGGAGTCACGGACAGTACGGAGCGCGAGTCGCTGCTCGGGCTGGTCCGCGAGGCCAACGCGACCGGCTGGTGGCACAGTTACGGCGACGTGCTGCCCGGGTGGTTCCAGACGTACGTCGGCCTGGAGGGCGCCGCCTCGCTCATCCGGATCTACGAAGTCCAGTTCGTCCACGGGCTGTTGCAGACCGAGGCCTACGCCCACGCGGTCGTCAAGCGCGGCATGCCCGGCGCCACCGCCGCCGAGGTCGACCGCCGCGTCGCCCTGCGCCTGGAGCGGCAGAAGGTCCTCGTCTCCGAGAACGCCCCGGTCTTCCACGCCGTCCTCGACGAGGCCGCGCTGCGCCGCCCGTACGGCGACCGCGAGGTCATGCGCGGTCAGCTGGAGCACCTCATCGAGGTCTCCCAGCGGCCCAACGTGCAGCTCCAGGTGATGCCCTTCTCCTTCGGCGGCCACGCGGGCGAGAGCGGAGCCTTCACCCTGCTGCGCTTCCCCGAGTCCGACCTGCAGGACATCGTCTATCTGGAACAGCTGACCAGCGCCCTCTACCTGGACAAGGACGAGGAAGTGGGTCAGTACGGAAGGGCCATGGAGCGGCTCCAGGCCGACTGCCCCGATCCCGACCGGACCAGGGATCTTCTCCGCGGCCTGCTCCAACTGTCTTGA
- a CDS encoding aldehyde dehydrogenase family protein, which translates to MSIFSDLAHQYIDGEWLAGTGSWDIIDVNPYNGEKLAAITVATVEQVDQAYRGAERAQREWAATSPYIRRAVLERALRITEEREKEIVEAMIDELGGTRPKAEYEVHLAMEFIRESLQLAVRPEGRILPSPVEGKENRVQRLPVGVITVISPFNFPFLVTLKSVAPALALGNAVVIKPNQNAPVVGGGVIAKIFEDAGLPAGLLNVLVTDIAEIGDALLTHPVPKVISFAGSDRVGRHVGAVAARHFKRTVLELSGNSALVVLDDADLDYAVDAAVFSRFVYQGQVCMAANRILVDASVAEEFTEKFTARVRSLKTGDPHEADTHIGPLINSFQADALTALVDEAVESGAQALVRGSTRGNLVEPTVLAGIPEDSPLLGQEIFGPVALLVVFDGEDEAVRLTNATPYGLSGAVHTRDVERGVRFAQRIETGMIHVNDSTIGDEPLAAFGGEKASGLGRLNGEATIEAFTTQKWISVQHGRTTFPF; encoded by the coding sequence ATGTCCATATTCAGCGACCTGGCTCACCAGTACATCGACGGCGAATGGCTGGCCGGTACCGGTTCGTGGGACATCATCGACGTCAACCCGTACAACGGGGAGAAGCTCGCGGCCATCACCGTGGCCACCGTCGAGCAGGTGGACCAGGCCTACCGCGGCGCCGAGCGCGCCCAGCGCGAATGGGCCGCCACCAGCCCGTACATCAGACGCGCGGTCCTGGAACGCGCCCTTCGGATCACCGAGGAGCGCGAGAAGGAGATCGTCGAGGCGATGATCGACGAGCTCGGCGGCACCCGTCCCAAGGCCGAGTACGAGGTCCACCTCGCGATGGAGTTCATCCGCGAGTCGCTCCAGCTGGCCGTCCGCCCCGAAGGCCGGATCCTCCCCTCGCCGGTCGAGGGCAAGGAGAACCGGGTCCAGCGGCTGCCCGTGGGCGTCATCACCGTGATCAGCCCCTTCAACTTCCCGTTCCTGGTCACCCTGAAGTCGGTCGCCCCGGCCCTGGCACTGGGCAACGCGGTCGTCATCAAGCCCAACCAGAACGCCCCGGTCGTCGGCGGCGGCGTGATCGCCAAGATCTTCGAGGACGCCGGACTGCCCGCCGGCCTGCTGAACGTCCTGGTCACCGACATCGCCGAGATAGGCGACGCGCTCCTGACCCACCCGGTCCCCAAGGTCATCTCGTTCGCGGGATCGGACCGGGTCGGCCGGCATGTCGGGGCGGTCGCCGCCCGTCACTTCAAGCGCACCGTCCTGGAGCTCAGCGGCAACAGCGCGCTCGTCGTCCTCGACGACGCCGACCTCGACTACGCGGTGGACGCGGCCGTCTTCAGCCGCTTCGTCTACCAGGGCCAGGTCTGCATGGCCGCCAACCGGATCCTCGTCGACGCGTCCGTCGCGGAGGAGTTCACCGAGAAGTTCACCGCGCGCGTGCGCAGCCTCAAGACGGGCGACCCGCACGAGGCCGACACCCACATCGGCCCCCTGATCAACTCCTTCCAGGCCGACGCCCTGACCGCGCTCGTGGACGAGGCCGTGGAATCCGGCGCCCAGGCGCTCGTACGGGGGTCTACGCGCGGCAACCTGGTGGAACCCACGGTGCTCGCCGGGATCCCCGAGGACTCCCCGCTGCTGGGCCAGGAGATCTTCGGCCCGGTGGCCCTGCTGGTCGTCTTCGACGGCGAGGACGAGGCCGTACGGCTGACCAACGCGACCCCCTACGGGCTCAGCGGCGCCGTGCACACCCGGGACGTGGAGCGCGGCGTCCGCTTCGCGCAGCGGATCGAGACGGGCATGATCCACGTCAACGACTCCACCATCGGTGACGAGCCGCTGGCCGCGTTCGGCGGCGAGAAGGCCTCCGGCCTGGGCCGGCTGAACGGCGAGGCCACCATCGAGGCCTTCACCACGCAGAAGTGGATCTCCGTACAGCACGGCCGGACGACCTTCCCGTTCTAG
- a CDS encoding DinB family protein, whose product MAQISTEVPGDERGTLLAFVEAQRTAIRESILGLSEEQAASRPSVSELTLSGLIKHVAEVELNWLRLAQQVPNEKQRTQETWGEAFRLVEGESIPSVLAFWDGVAEQTAAFVAAVPSLDDTFPLPPAPWFPKEAKVSMRWMLLHLVEEFARHAGHADIVRESLDGTRAMG is encoded by the coding sequence ATGGCTCAGATTTCCACCGAGGTCCCCGGCGACGAGCGCGGCACGCTTCTCGCCTTCGTCGAGGCCCAGCGCACGGCCATCCGTGAATCGATCCTCGGGCTGAGCGAGGAGCAGGCCGCGAGCCGCCCGAGCGTCAGCGAGCTCACCCTGTCCGGGCTGATCAAGCACGTGGCCGAGGTCGAACTGAACTGGCTGCGCCTGGCCCAGCAGGTGCCGAACGAGAAGCAGCGCACCCAGGAGACCTGGGGCGAGGCATTCCGCCTGGTCGAGGGCGAGTCCATCCCGTCGGTGCTGGCCTTCTGGGACGGGGTCGCGGAGCAGACGGCGGCCTTCGTCGCGGCCGTCCCGAGCCTGGACGACACCTTCCCGCTCCCGCCGGCGCCCTGGTTCCCCAAGGAGGCCAAGGTCTCGATGCGCTGGATGCTCCTGCACCTGGTGGAGGAGTTCGCCCGGCACGCGGGCCACGCGGACATCGTCCGGGAGTCCCTGGACGGGACCCGCGCCATGGGGTGA
- a CDS encoding PadR family transcriptional regulator has translation MSAIRLLVLGAVRQHGRAHGYQVRNDLEYWGAHEWSNTKPGSIYHALKQMAKQGVLHAHEVAPSVAGGPPRTEYEVTDAGREEYFRLLREALASYDQKTDVLSAAIGFMVDLPRAEVLGLLRERMAKLALWRSSVTDYYTPEGGPQSLGHIGEIMHMWVHSADAEAEWTRGLIARLEGGAYSFAGEGGDPFVGVLADGQENPYAAQQGA, from the coding sequence ATGTCAGCGATCCGGCTTCTTGTCCTCGGTGCGGTCCGCCAGCACGGGCGGGCCCACGGGTACCAGGTACGCAACGACCTGGAGTACTGGGGCGCCCACGAGTGGTCGAACACCAAGCCCGGATCGATCTACCACGCGCTCAAGCAGATGGCGAAGCAGGGCGTCCTGCACGCCCACGAGGTGGCGCCGAGCGTGGCGGGCGGGCCGCCGCGCACGGAGTACGAGGTGACGGACGCCGGCCGCGAGGAGTACTTCAGGCTGCTGCGCGAGGCCCTCGCGTCGTACGACCAGAAGACGGACGTGCTGTCGGCGGCGATCGGCTTCATGGTCGACCTGCCGCGGGCGGAGGTCCTCGGGCTGCTCCGGGAGCGGATGGCGAAGCTGGCCCTCTGGCGGTCGTCGGTGACGGACTACTACACGCCGGAGGGCGGCCCGCAGTCGCTGGGCCACATCGGCGAGATCATGCACATGTGGGTCCACTCCGCGGACGCCGAGGCGGAGTGGACCCGGGGGCTGATCGCCCGGCTCGAGGGGGGCGCGTACTCCTTCGCGGGTGAGGGCGGGGATCCGTTCGTAGGGGTCCTCGCGGACGGCCAGGAGAATCCGTACGCCGCGCAACAAGGTGCGTAA
- a CDS encoding ATP-binding cassette domain-containing protein has translation MAIFAEGVHKRYGDKSALAGLDLEVKPGTVHAVLGPNGAGKTTAVRIMSTLLRHDEGVVRVAGHDVRTRAQAVRARIGLLGQHAALDEELGGRQNLEMFGRLNHLGARRAGLRADELLDRFGLADTGRKPVKQYSGGMRRRLDLAASLITDPEVLFLDEPTTGLDPRGRNEVWSAVRSLVGGGTTVLLTTQYLEEADQLADRITLIDRGRTAAEGTADALKSLVGADRIVVVLRDAARLAQAAELLPDPSVDPESLTLSFPVEDRMAGLALTLRALEEAGIEALDLAVRRPTLDEVFLHLTDRTDAPEVAA, from the coding sequence TTGGCGATCTTCGCCGAAGGTGTCCACAAGCGGTACGGCGACAAGTCCGCACTGGCCGGGCTCGACCTGGAGGTGAAGCCCGGGACGGTGCACGCCGTGCTCGGCCCCAACGGTGCCGGGAAGACGACGGCCGTGCGCATCATGAGCACCCTGCTGCGGCACGACGAGGGCGTGGTCCGGGTGGCGGGTCACGACGTACGCACCCGGGCGCAGGCCGTACGCGCCCGGATCGGGCTGCTCGGCCAGCACGCGGCGCTCGACGAGGAACTGGGCGGGCGGCAGAACCTGGAGATGTTCGGCCGCCTGAACCACCTCGGGGCGCGGCGCGCCGGGCTGCGGGCCGACGAACTGCTCGACCGCTTCGGCCTCGCGGACACCGGCCGCAAGCCGGTCAAGCAGTACAGCGGCGGCATGCGGCGCCGGCTCGACCTCGCGGCATCCCTGATCACCGACCCGGAGGTGCTCTTCCTCGACGAGCCGACCACCGGGCTCGACCCGCGCGGCCGCAACGAGGTGTGGAGCGCGGTCCGCTCCCTGGTGGGCGGCGGCACCACGGTCCTGCTGACCACGCAGTACCTGGAGGAGGCCGACCAGCTGGCCGACCGCATCACGCTGATCGACCGGGGGAGGACGGCGGCCGAGGGCACGGCCGACGCGCTGAAGTCCCTCGTCGGGGCCGACCGGATCGTCGTCGTCCTGCGGGACGCCGCACGGCTCGCGCAGGCGGCGGAGCTGCTGCCGGACCCGTCCGTGGACCCGGAGTCGCTGACCCTGAGCTTCCCCGTGGAGGACCGGATGGCGGGCCTGGCGCTGACCCTGCGCGCGCTGGAGGAGGCGGGCATCGAGGCGCTGGACCTCGCCGTCCGCCGCCCCACGCTCGACGAGGTCTTCCTGCACCTGACCGACCGTACGGACGCACCGGAGGTGGCCGCGTGA
- a CDS encoding ABC transporter permease — protein MSATSTSPGPSTRKIASNGNGNGNGNGVGAGARPGVPWVLVDSWTMTRRELAHWARQPVQMVVGLVFPVMMLLMFGFLIGGGRGIDGEYVEFLVPGMLALTMAFGLEATMTAVTQDLGKGVIDRFRAMPMSSAAVLVGRSAADMLQSAVGLAVLAGVGLLLGWRWHGSPAAALLAFALLLLLRFAMLWIGICLGMVAGRPELVQAVQILVWPVGFLSNAFATPESMPGWLGTVVEWNPMSATATAVRDLFGNPAAAGSSWAGDHAALLAVGWPVLLLAVFFPLAVARFRGLGR, from the coding sequence GTGAGCGCGACGAGCACGAGTCCGGGCCCGAGCACCCGGAAGATCGCGAGCAACGGCAACGGCAACGGCAACGGCAACGGCGTGGGAGCGGGCGCGCGGCCGGGCGTGCCCTGGGTCCTCGTGGACTCCTGGACGATGACCCGGCGCGAGCTCGCGCACTGGGCCCGCCAGCCCGTCCAGATGGTCGTCGGCCTGGTCTTCCCGGTGATGATGCTGCTGATGTTCGGCTTCCTGATCGGCGGCGGGCGCGGCATCGACGGCGAGTACGTCGAGTTCCTCGTCCCCGGGATGCTCGCGCTGACCATGGCCTTCGGGCTGGAGGCGACGATGACCGCCGTCACCCAGGACCTGGGCAAGGGGGTGATCGACCGCTTCCGCGCCATGCCGATGTCCTCCGCCGCGGTGCTCGTGGGCCGCAGCGCGGCGGACATGCTCCAGTCGGCGGTGGGCCTGGCCGTCCTCGCGGGCGTCGGCCTGCTGCTGGGCTGGCGCTGGCACGGCTCGCCGGCGGCCGCGCTGCTGGCCTTCGCGCTGCTCCTGCTGCTGCGCTTCGCGATGCTGTGGATCGGCATCTGCCTCGGCATGGTCGCGGGCCGTCCGGAGCTGGTGCAGGCGGTGCAGATCCTGGTGTGGCCGGTGGGCTTCCTCTCCAACGCCTTCGCGACGCCCGAGTCGATGCCGGGCTGGCTGGGGACGGTGGTGGAATGGAACCCGATGTCGGCGACGGCGACCGCGGTCCGCGACCTGTTCGGCAACCCCGCCGCGGCCGGGTCCTCGTGGGCCGGCGACCATGCCGCGCTGCTCGCCGTCGGCTGGCCGGTCCTGCTGCTGGCGGTCTTCTTCCCGCTGGCGGTGGCCAGGTTCCGCGGTTTGGGCAGGTAG
- a CDS encoding MerR family transcriptional regulator: MSHSVGQVAGFAGVTVRTLHHYDEIGLLSPSGRSHAGHRRYEDADLDRLQRILFYRELGFPLDEVAVLLDDPETDPREHLRRQHALLIDRIDRLQQMAEAVEHAMEAKKMGINLTPEEKFEVFGDFDPDQYAAEAEQRWGGTDAYAQSQRRAAACTKEDWKRILAEADDINRRLAALMESGASAESAEAMDLAEEHRGWIDGNCYTCSYEMHTNLGEMYVADERFTATYDAVRPGLAVFLRDAIIANAVRKV, translated from the coding sequence ATGAGCCACTCCGTGGGCCAGGTCGCCGGATTCGCCGGAGTCACGGTGCGCACGCTGCACCACTACGACGAGATCGGTCTGCTCTCCCCGAGCGGCCGCAGCCACGCAGGACACCGGCGGTACGAGGACGCCGACCTGGACCGGCTGCAGCGGATCCTGTTCTACCGGGAGCTCGGCTTCCCCCTCGACGAGGTCGCGGTCCTGCTGGACGACCCGGAAACGGATCCGCGGGAGCATCTGCGCCGGCAGCATGCCCTGCTGATCGACCGGATCGACCGGCTCCAGCAGATGGCCGAGGCCGTTGAGCATGCCATGGAGGCGAAGAAGATGGGCATCAACCTGACGCCGGAGGAGAAGTTCGAGGTCTTCGGGGACTTCGATCCCGATCAGTACGCCGCGGAGGCCGAGCAGCGGTGGGGCGGCACCGACGCCTACGCGCAGTCGCAGCGCCGGGCCGCGGCCTGCACCAAGGAGGACTGGAAGCGGATCCTGGCCGAGGCCGACGACATCAACCGGCGCCTGGCCGCGCTGATGGAATCGGGCGCTTCCGCCGAGTCGGCGGAGGCCATGGACCTGGCCGAGGAGCACCGCGGCTGGATCGACGGGAACTGCTACACCTGCTCGTACGAAATGCATACCAACCTGGGCGAGATGTACGTGGCGGACGAGCGGTTCACGGCCACCTACGATGCCGTCCGGCCGGGGCTGGCGGTGTTCCTGCGGGACGCGATCATCGCCAACGCGGTGCGCAAGGTGTAG
- a CDS encoding VTT domain-containing protein yields MYTLALGPEWLSPDYLISHFGLIGILVIVFAESGLFAFLPGDSLLFTAGLLVADGQYIKQPLWLVCTLIVAAAIIGDQVGYMIGKFFGPKLFNRPNSKLFKRENLDKAHEFMDRHGPKAIVLARFVPIIRTFAPMVAGAGSMKYRTFLTYNIIGGIGWGAGVTIAGYWLGQIEFIKTNVEPILVGIVLVSVIPVVFEVLKARKENKANAGAEAAAAPAADGSGPQAPGARGRHAKR; encoded by the coding sequence GTGTATACGCTTGCCCTCGGCCCTGAGTGGCTGTCCCCGGACTATCTGATCTCGCACTTCGGTCTGATCGGCATCCTGGTCATCGTCTTCGCCGAGTCGGGACTCTTCGCGTTCCTCCCCGGCGACTCGCTGCTCTTCACGGCGGGCCTGCTGGTCGCGGACGGGCAGTACATCAAGCAGCCGCTGTGGCTGGTCTGCACCCTGATCGTGGCCGCCGCGATCATCGGTGACCAGGTCGGCTACATGATCGGCAAGTTCTTCGGCCCGAAGCTCTTCAACCGGCCGAACTCCAAGCTCTTCAAGCGGGAGAACCTGGACAAGGCGCACGAGTTCATGGACCGGCACGGCCCGAAGGCCATCGTGCTCGCCCGCTTCGTCCCGATCATCCGCACCTTCGCCCCGATGGTCGCGGGCGCCGGCTCGATGAAGTACCGCACCTTCCTGACGTACAACATCATCGGTGGCATCGGCTGGGGCGCGGGCGTCACGATCGCCGGCTACTGGCTCGGACAGATCGAGTTCATCAAGACGAACGTCGAGCCGATCCTGGTCGGCATCGTCCTGGTGTCGGTCATCCCGGTGGTCTTCGAGGTCCTCAAGGCCCGCAAGGAGAACAAGGCGAACGCCGGCGCCGAGGCGGCCGCGGCGCCCGCCGCCGACGGTTCGGGCCCCCAGGCCCCGGGCGCGCGCGGCCGCCACGCCAAGCGCTGA
- a CDS encoding threonine/serine ThrE exporter family protein: MAEAEGAEDRKPQSDEAHSAFTAPPGMEPEPLEEDQPTSEFALPAGTGPVPPEPEGSAFAAPATYRAANSPTAYTPGQGFPVAQMKESPWQDRMRTMLRMPVDVRPVPDLVQRQSETGPAVGRVLDLTLRIGELLLAGGEGAEDVEAAMFAVARSYGLDRCEPTVTFTMLSITHHPSLVGDPVSASRTVRRRGTDYNRLAAVFRLVDDISAHEIDVSLEEAYRRLAEIRRNRHPYPGWMLTASAGLLAGAASTLVGGGVLVFFAAAIGAVLGDRLAWLCAGRGLPEFYQFVVAAMPPAAIGVALNMTGIDVKASAVITGGLFALLPGRAVVAAVQDGLTGYYITASARLLEVMYLFIGIIMGVLVVLYVGLQFDASPRPEEVLQIQQRPLIQIAASMVLVFTFAILLQQERSTVWIVTLNGAVAWVTFGALHYAGGIPPVPSTAIAAGLVGLFGQLFSRYRFASALPYVTAAIGPLLPGSAVYYGLLLIAENRLNEGLGSLVNAAAIALAIAIGVNLGSETSRLFMRIPGAASAAKRRAAKRTRGF, translated from the coding sequence GTGGCGGAGGCCGAGGGGGCAGAGGACAGGAAGCCCCAGTCCGACGAGGCGCACAGCGCGTTCACGGCGCCGCCCGGGATGGAGCCGGAGCCTCTGGAGGAGGACCAGCCCACCTCGGAATTCGCTCTCCCGGCGGGTACCGGTCCGGTGCCGCCCGAGCCCGAGGGGTCGGCCTTCGCCGCCCCGGCCACCTACCGGGCGGCGAACTCCCCGACCGCCTACACCCCCGGCCAGGGCTTCCCCGTCGCGCAGATGAAGGAATCGCCCTGGCAGGACCGGATGCGCACGATGCTGCGCATGCCGGTCGACGTCCGGCCCGTGCCGGATCTGGTCCAGCGGCAGAGCGAGACCGGCCCCGCCGTGGGCCGCGTGCTCGACCTGACCCTGCGCATCGGCGAGCTGCTGCTCGCGGGCGGTGAGGGCGCCGAGGACGTGGAGGCCGCGATGTTCGCGGTGGCCCGTTCCTACGGGCTGGACCGCTGCGAGCCGACCGTCACCTTCACCATGCTGTCGATCACCCACCACCCCTCGCTGGTGGGCGACCCGGTCTCGGCCAGCCGGACCGTGCGCCGCCGCGGCACCGACTACAACCGGCTCGCGGCCGTGTTCCGGCTCGTGGACGACATCAGCGCGCACGAGATCGACGTCTCGCTGGAGGAGGCCTACCGGCGCCTCGCCGAGATCCGCCGCAACCGGCACCCCTACCCCGGCTGGATGCTCACGGCCTCCGCCGGCCTGCTCGCCGGTGCCGCCTCCACGCTGGTCGGCGGCGGGGTCCTCGTCTTCTTCGCCGCCGCGATCGGCGCGGTCCTCGGCGACCGCCTGGCCTGGCTGTGCGCCGGGCGCGGGCTGCCCGAGTTCTACCAGTTCGTGGTCGCCGCGATGCCGCCCGCCGCCATCGGGGTGGCGCTGAACATGACGGGGATCGACGTCAAGGCCTCCGCCGTGATCACCGGTGGGCTGTTCGCGCTGCTGCCGGGACGGGCTGTGGTCGCGGCCGTGCAGGACGGCCTGACCGGCTACTACATCACCGCGTCGGCCCGGCTGCTGGAGGTCATGTACCTCTTCATCGGCATCATCATGGGCGTGCTGGTCGTGCTCTACGTGGGCCTGCAGTTCGACGCCTCGCCGCGGCCGGAGGAGGTCCTGCAGATCCAGCAGCGGCCGCTGATCCAGATCGCCGCCTCGATGGTGCTGGTGTTCACCTTCGCGATCCTGCTCCAGCAGGAACGCTCCACCGTGTGGATCGTGACGCTGAACGGCGCGGTCGCCTGGGTCACCTTCGGGGCCCTGCACTACGCGGGGGGCATCCCGCCCGTACCGTCCACGGCCATCGCGGCCGGGCTGGTGGGCCTCTTCGGGCAGCTCTTCTCCCGCTACCGCTTCGCCTCCGCCCTGCCGTACGTCACGGCCGCCATCGGACCGCTGCTGCCCGGCTCGGCGGTGTACTACGGGCTGCTGCTCATCGCCGAGAACCGGCTGAACGAGGGCTTGGGCTCGCTGGTGAACGCCGCGGCCATCGCGCTGGCCATCGCGATCGGGGTCAACCTCGGGTCGGAGACCTCGCGGCTGTTCATGCGCATCCCGGGGGCCGCGAGCGCCGCCAAGCGCCGCGCCGCGAAGCGGACCCGCGGCTTCTGA
- a CDS encoding inorganic diphosphatase — translation MEFDVTIEIPKGSRNKYEVDHETGRIRLDRRLFTSTSYPADYGFVENTLGEDGDPLDALVILDEPTFPGCLIKCRAIGMFRMTDEAGGDDKLLCVPASDPRVEHLRDIHHVSEFDRLEIQHFFEVYKDLEPGKSVEGANWVGRTEAEAEIEASYKRLEAQGGHH, via the coding sequence GTGGAGTTCGACGTCACCATCGAGATCCCCAAGGGTTCGCGGAACAAGTACGAGGTGGACCACGAGACCGGCCGGATCCGTCTGGACCGTCGCCTCTTCACCTCGACCAGCTACCCGGCCGACTACGGCTTCGTCGAGAACACCCTCGGCGAGGACGGCGACCCGCTGGACGCGCTGGTCATCCTTGACGAGCCGACCTTCCCGGGCTGCCTGATCAAGTGCCGCGCCATCGGCATGTTCCGCATGACGGACGAGGCGGGCGGCGACGACAAGCTGCTCTGCGTGCCGGCCTCCGACCCGCGTGTCGAGCACCTGCGCGACATCCACCACGTCTCCGAGTTCGACCGCCTGGAGATCCAGCACTTCTTCGAGGTCTACAAGGACCTGGAGCCGGGCAAGTCCGTCGAGGGCGCGAACTGGGTCGGCCGCACCGAGGCCGAGGCCGAGATCGAGGCCTCGTACAAGCGCCTGGAGGCGCAGGGCGGCCACCACTGA
- the dacB gene encoding D-alanyl-D-alanine carboxypeptidase/D-alanyl-D-alanine endopeptidase, which translates to MPLDKTWQLIAGSAVAGLALSVAAVSAAGPWDSGQRKAERDRAASWGRTGGADHGGATGSGDLPQAAPSAPGVLGAIGPGAVRGQSAAPAAPASAGGLAAALKPLLADPALGTVRTASVVDTTTGQVLYESGARDAMTPASTVKIVTAAAVLAALGPEHRIRTTVAPGTAPGQIVLVGGGDPSLTAKKKSPAGSGGSLVALAADTAQALKAAGTDTVTLAYDDSLYSGPARHPIGVNPNLATVTALTADEGRPGGEPVSGPVERSEDPSGDAARAFRTLLEERGIKVTGQPVRAKAAVGVQPLAVTLSTPVAGLVERMLTSSDNDIAESLARQTALASGRPASFEGAEKAVTDRLTALGVEVAGSRFADGSGLNRADKVSASLLTGLLVKAADPRHPELRPVLTGLPVAGFTGTLKARNSGSSPAAGLVRAKTGTLTGVNSLSGTVVDSSGRLLAFAFLTANSPGPEGAEKALDKLAAAVATAS; encoded by the coding sequence GTGCCATTGGACAAGACGTGGCAGCTCATCGCAGGGTCGGCCGTCGCCGGCCTGGCCCTGTCGGTGGCAGCGGTGTCCGCCGCCGGTCCCTGGGACTCCGGCCAGCGTAAGGCCGAGCGGGACAGAGCCGCCTCCTGGGGCCGTACGGGTGGCGCAGATCACGGTGGCGCCACCGGCTCCGGGGACCTCCCGCAGGCCGCGCCCAGCGCCCCCGGGGTGCTCGGCGCGATCGGCCCCGGCGCCGTGCGCGGGCAGAGCGCCGCCCCCGCCGCGCCCGCCTCCGCCGGGGGCCTGGCCGCCGCCCTGAAGCCGCTGCTCGCCGATCCCGCGCTCGGCACCGTCCGTACCGCGTCCGTCGTCGACACCACCACCGGGCAGGTCCTCTACGAGTCAGGGGCGCGCGACGCGATGACCCCCGCCTCCACCGTCAAGATCGTCACCGCCGCGGCCGTGCTGGCCGCCCTCGGCCCCGAGCACCGGATCAGGACCACCGTCGCGCCCGGCACCGCCCCCGGACAGATCGTCCTGGTCGGCGGCGGCGACCCCTCACTCACCGCGAAGAAGAAGAGCCCCGCCGGATCCGGCGGCAGCCTCGTCGCCCTCGCCGCCGACACCGCACAGGCCCTCAAGGCCGCCGGCACCGACACCGTGACCCTGGCCTACGACGACAGCCTCTACAGCGGCCCCGCCCGCCACCCGATCGGCGTCAACCCCAACCTCGCCACCGTGACCGCCCTGACGGCCGACGAGGGCCGCCCCGGCGGAGAGCCCGTCTCCGGGCCCGTGGAGCGCAGCGAGGACCCCTCCGGGGACGCCGCCCGGGCCTTCCGCACCCTGCTGGAGGAGCGGGGCATCAAGGTCACCGGCCAGCCCGTCCGGGCCAAGGCCGCCGTCGGCGTCCAGCCGCTGGCCGTCACCCTCTCCACCCCGGTGGCCGGGCTCGTGGAGCGGATGCTGACCAGCAGCGACAACGACATCGCCGAGTCCCTCGCCCGGCAGACCGCCCTCGCCTCCGGCCGGCCCGCCAGCTTCGAGGGCGCCGAGAAGGCCGTCACCGACCGCCTCACCGCCCTCGGCGTCGAGGTGGCCGGCTCCCGCTTCGCCGACGGCAGCGGCCTGAACCGCGCCGACAAGGTCAGCGCGAGCCTGCTGACCGGGCTCCTCGTCAAGGCCGCCGACCCCCGGCACCCGGAGCTGCGGCCGGTCCTCACCGGGCTGCCCGTCGCCGGATTCACCGGAACCCTCAAGGCCCGCAACTCAGGCAGCTCACCGGCCGCCGGCCTGGTCCGGGCCAAGACCGGCACCCTCACCGGGGTCAACTCCCTCTCCGGCACCGTCGTCGACTCCTCCGGCCGGCTCCTCGCCTTCGCCTTCCTGACAGCCAACAGCCCAGGACCCGAAGGCGCCGAGAAGGCGCTCGACAAGCTGGCCGCCGCCGTCGCGACCGCTTCGTAG